From Syntrophus gentianae, one genomic window encodes:
- a CDS encoding electron transfer flavoprotein subunit beta/FixA family protein, with protein sequence MNIVACVKQVPDTEAQIKVKPDGSGIDESGIKWVMNPYDEFGVEEALKYKEKFGGDVTIVTFGPARAMESIRTALAMGADKGIHIDDPSYDGADAYATASVLAAAIKTIPYDVIFCGQRAIDDDSGQVAAILADMLDLPQLTVVTKAESDGKTVKVVRPVEGANFVIEAALPAVVTAQKGLNEPRYASLPGIMKAKKKPVDVKKAADLGVSVESKSKVAKMVPPPARPPGKIISGDEPAAKAAELAKLLREEAKVI encoded by the coding sequence GTGAATATTGTTGCATGTGTAAAGCAGGTTCCGGATACGGAAGCACAGATCAAGGTAAAGCCGGACGGTTCAGGCATTGATGAATCCGGCATCAAGTGGGTCATGAACCCCTATGATGAATTCGGCGTGGAAGAAGCTTTAAAATACAAAGAGAAGTTCGGCGGGGACGTCACCATCGTAACCTTTGGACCGGCAAGAGCGATGGAATCCATCCGTACCGCCTTGGCGATGGGCGCCGACAAGGGTATCCATATCGATGATCCGTCTTATGACGGGGCTGATGCCTATGCCACCGCCTCCGTGCTGGCTGCGGCGATCAAGACGATCCCCTATGACGTCATTTTCTGCGGTCAGCGGGCCATTGATGATGACTCCGGCCAGGTAGCGGCTATTCTGGCGGATATGCTTGATCTTCCCCAGTTGACGGTTGTCACGAAGGCGGAATCAGATGGGAAGACCGTAAAGGTTGTCCGTCCGGTGGAAGGCGCAAATTTTGTCATTGAAGCCGCCCTGCCGGCCGTGGTTACGGCGCAGAAAGGCTTGAACGAACCCCGCTATGCCTCGCTGCCCGGCATCATGAAGGCCAAGAAGAAGCCGGTCGACGTGAAAAAAGCGGCCGACCTGGGCGTGAGTGTAGAATCAAAGTCCAAGGTCGCCAAAATGGTGCCGCCTCCGGCCAGACCTCCTGGAAAGATCATCAGCGGTGACGAACCGGCGGCAAAGGCTGCAGAACTGGCCAAACTGCTGAGAGAAGAGGCGAAGGTCATCTAA